The following nucleotide sequence is from Psilocybe cubensis strain MGC-MH-2018 chromosome 13, whole genome shotgun sequence.
TCTCAAAGATATATTGATCAAAGTAAGGATTGCTGGGATTTTTGGATATAACGCCCAAGATAGCGACCAGACGAGCAAGAATACCCTCATGTCCTGGAATTAAGGTTTGTCTCGCTGTCACAATTATCCGCATGACACCTTTACAAACAAGATCAGTTTAGTTACACGAAGACATTGAGTTCCTATACACACATTTCATCAAATGATCGTTCTCCGCCACCTTTTCGGCTGTACGGGCGGCTTCAATCTTCGATAGCAGAGCATTGATCATTTCGAGAGCGGAATCGTGAATGTCAGCCTGTGCGAACCTATCCCAAAAGCGTTGGCATTCAGTGGGAGGAGATTGAAGTAAACTATAACAAACGCACAAGATCTGATTTCCTTGCTTGATGGACAAAACTCGGTCGATTGTAATTGCTGCATAGGTGTAGGTGACGTAGTTTTCTGAGCCCAGGTGGCGAGCAAGGAGAGGCAGGACGGAAAGGAGTTGGGGTTTTGTCAGCTGTAGGATCCCATCAGTTGTCTGCCCTGCGGTGTATATTTTGGATCTGGTACCTGATTCCGGAAAGTGTGCAAGAACCGAATAGCATCAACCTGTAATATGGGGTGTACCGTTCCAGATGCAGCTTGAAGGTCTTCGAATACATGGTCAGAGAAAAATTTGACAACATCCACTAGAGCGTTGGTTGATGTCACTCCATGCTGGTTACAGACAAATTAAAGCGCGTCACTCGATTTCATGGCGTAAGGAAACTTACCTGGCTAGTTGATCCCCGTGTAGCGACGGCTGTCAGCAAGTAGATAGCGCTATCCTTGGCCTTCCAATTTTCCTCTTTGTTTGATGCATATTCAGATAAACCAGTGTTTATAAACGAACCCACGATGTCCGTCGCTTCCGTCTCGTATCCGCTGCCGACCAATGCTTGAAGTACGTCGGCAGCGGCCTGTCGACGTGTAGCGAGGTCGGTCCCGGTTGCCGAAACGGCGAGGTCGAGGCGAATGAATTCAAGAGGGTCGTCCTCGAATTGTTCGACGTCGTGTTCTCGAAGTGCAACATTTGGGACAACGACACCCTGGACAAGAGAATGAATGGTGTCTCGAGCAGAAAATAGAGTCTTGTAATAGCCAGAGCGAATGGCAGTGGAAAGGAATCTCAATGATTGGGACACTAACTATAATTGTCCAAGGAACTCAGTTAACTTTACGTTTATCAAACCAAAAGATATAGACGCACCGCATCATCTGCCACACCTGGTAACTTATTCGAGCCCACTAGTGTCCATACACCTTGTACCAAATTCTCCACGGAGGACGTCTTTTGCAGCTGCTCTGGGTAtaatttgatgaagagctaTTTTAAAGGAATGAGGCCCCTCATAAGGAAGtgtgaaagagaaaaaaaacattcTTGTGCTTACTTCGGCGATTTCCAAAATCCCTGTTTTGATTTGAGATGTTAGAGAGGCAGTAGTGTCATCTGACTTTACGAAAGAAGTTAAAGAAAGGAGGAGAGGATAGATAActgaaaagaaaacatacgtCACCCCTCAATTCCACAGGATCCCAGAGTAAAAAGTTCTGGAACCAGCCTGTTCCAGGACCAAAGAACTCTTCGTGAGTATCTTCAATAGCGGGTGGAAGGTCTTGACATGTGAAATCATAGTAAATATCGATCAAAAGAACCATAGCTTGCGCCAATACTTCGTAGTTGGATTTCGGGCTTGTCAGAGCTGGATTTGGACTAGGATTGGATAAGAGAAGCGACGCAGTTTGCCTGAAAAGCTGCAGGAAAGGTTCCATAAACTTGGATAGAACGAAGTTGATTTCCGTGAACAATTCGTCTGATCTGACATGGGCTCTCCAGGGCTGAAAGATAGAGTGTGCAGTCTGAAGGACGCCGACATTTACATTGTAGTCGGTTGCTGAAAGAGACGACACGAGTTGCTGAAAGAAATGAGATTATTTATCAACGATTCTGGATTCAATTCGAATTGACGTACGTCGATTAAGTTTTCCCATTTGACTGGAAAATCTAGCTCGGCGATCAAAGAGACAGATTCTGCAACCTGGGCACGTATTGCTTTATCGGCAGGAGC
It contains:
- a CDS encoding Importin-alpha re-exporter — translated: MADISTLLLASLNPDTRKQAEQSLASLSTQQGFLTHLLSLVLDITKDRAVRLSGSIYLKNITKLRWEEDVQPLAEQDKTALRAELVPAMLALSAPADKAIRAQVAESVSLIAELDFPVKWENLIDQLVSSLSATDYNVNVGVLQTAHSIFQPWRAHVRSDELFTEINFVLSKFMEPFLQLFRQTASLLLSNPSPNPALTSPKSNYEVLAQAMVLLIDIYYDFTCQDLPPAIEDTHEEFFGPGTGWFQNFLLWDPVELRGDSDDTTASLTSQIKTGILEIAELFIKLYPEQLQKTSSVENLVQGVWTLVGSNKLPGVADDALVSQSLRFLSTAIRSGYYKTLFSARDTIHSLVQGVVVPNVALREHDVEQFEDDPLEFIRLDLAVSATGTDLATRRQAAADVLQALVGSGYETEATDIVGSFINTGLSEYASNKEENWKAKDSAIYLLTAVATRGSTSQHGVTSTNALVDVVKFFSDHVFEDLQAASGTVHPILQVDAIRFLHTFRNQLTKPQLLSVLPLLARHLGSENYVTYTYAAITIDRVLSIKQGNQILFAQADIHDSALEMINALLSKIEAARTAEKVAENDHLMKCVMRIIVTARQTLIPGHEGILARLVAILGVISKNPSNPYFDQYIFESISGLMRFVVAGSRESLLNFEQSLFGPFIIIIEQDIDQYVPYVFQVLAQMLELHRGSQIPVAYRSLVPFLLKVEVWSQKGSIPGLVRLLVAFLEQDGDNLYQTGQLVGLLGVVQQRLIPSKTNDVWGIELLQAVVVNIKPVWLQQYMRPIFLCLLTRLHANKNDSFSYLMAKFILYIMAVKVDELEPDYFIKVIEEIQPNLWSQIVTTFIIPHAPKFPHKERKLAAVGITRILCESTFMLQEPSIRTWSGLYSALGKLFSERQHLETKPDGADDGAVTAIDFEEQNAGYQAAYSRLAASDTGRKFDPVAYVTNPLQYLNQELEKLTARYGQQVQMLIANAEGGRIV